The DNA window TCGGTCGCTCTCGGGCTCACGTTCGAGCACGATCACTCCGACGAGGCGATCGCCGCGTTCACCGAGTGCTATCTGCAGACGATGGCCAAGCACGAGGCCTCGGAGTCGTACCTGCTCGACGAGGCGCGAGTGTCGAACATCCTTGGAACGTTGGGAGAACACGCCGAGCTCTGGGTCGCGCGCAAGCCCGACGGCGTGGTCGCGAGCGCCGCGATCTTCTTCCGTACGAACGGGATCATCCAGTACCACCTGGGCGGAACGCGTTCGGAGGACTACGCGCTCGGCGCCGCGCGGCCGTTGTTCGAGGCTGTGGCCGAGACTGGCCACGAACGCGGCGACCGGTGGCTGCATCTCGGCGGCGGGGTAGGTGGCGACGACGACAGTCTGCTGCGCTACAAGGGCGGCTTCGCCCCGGATCGCTTCGAGTTCCGCACGATCCGCGCCGTGCTCGACCCGGCCGCGTACGAGGAGGCGGCTCGAGCCGTCGGGCTCGACCCGGGCCGCTCGTTCTTCCCTGCCTACCGAACGACCGCGCTCGGGGTGTGATCCCACAGATCGCACTTGTGCACACGCGTGGCGTCGATCGGTTCGATGCGCTGGCCGAACGCCTGCACATACGGAGCCTTCGGCCAGCCCGGCCGACCCGTGTGCGCGAAGCGGGTCCAGGCGTCGATCATCGCGTCGCCGAGCCGGCGCTGCGCGGCGGTGAGCTCGACGTGCTTCAGGTTCGGGCCGTACGGCGCGCCGTCCAGCAGCTTGAACAGGTACGCGAGCTCCGACGCGTGCGAGGCGCCCGGCGGCAGCTCGGTGAAGAACGGCGAGAACGTCGGCGCCGTGCGATCGGCGAACTCGAACCCGTACGCCGCGGTGCGCCGAGCGAGCAGCCGCGTCGTCTCCTGCTGCGCGCACGCGAACACCCGGTCGGTGTCCAACGAGGCAAGCGTCAACGCGTTCTTGGCAGCCGAATCGTCAGCCGGGTAACGCCGTTCGATAGCAGGAGCGTCGGCACCGAACGTATCGAGCAGCAGCTGCGCGTAGCGCTCCCGCGTGATCGGACCGGTGAGAGCCTCCACGAACATCGTCGTGAGGCGCGCCTCGTCGCGGGTGTTGCCCGACAGTACCGGCACGCGATGGAACGCGCCCGCACGCAGCGCCGAGCCCGGATCACGCGGCAGGGTTGGCGTTCCGGTCGCGATGCCGAACGAGCTGTCGTACGGCAGCAGCTTCGCGGTCGGCAGCAGCCGCAGGCAGGACACCGTGCCGCACCCGAGCTCCTCGGCCACCCGCACGCCGACCGGCTCGCGGGCGGACAGCGGCGCCCAGAAGTCGTCCTTCACCAGGTGGACCGCCCCGTCCTGCGGCGTGGCGAACGTCGGGACGCGGGTGAGGCACGAGCCGCTCTGCAGGATCGCTTTGTCGAACAGGCCGTTCGAGGCCGGCGAGGTCAGCTGACCGCAGATGTCCACACCACCCGCGGACTCGCCGAACACCGTGACGTTGCGTGAGTCGCCGCCGAACAGGGCGGCGTTGCGCCGCACCCAGCGCAGCGCGGCCTGCTGGTCCTGCAGGCCGAACGTTCCGGACCCCTCCAACCCCGGATGGGACAGGAAGCCGAACGCACCGACGCGGTAGTTGATCGTGACGACCACGACGTCGCCGCGCTCGGCCATCCGGCGCGGGTCGTACGTCGAGCCCGCCCCCTGGAAGTTGCCGCCGCCGTGGATCCACACCATGACCGGCTTGCGGCTCGGCCCGGAGCGGGGCGTCGTCACGTTCAGGTACAGGCAGTCCTCGCTGGACCCGGCGAGTTGCTGCTCGCCGGCCCGCTGCGCGCACGGGCTCGCGTACGCCGTCGCGGACCGCGGCAGCAGCCAGGGCCGCACCGGACGCGGTGCCCGCCAGCGCAGCTCGCCGACGGGCGGCGCCGCGTACGGGATGCCACGGAACTCGTTCACGAGGCCCTCGCGCAGGCCCGAGACGGGTCCGGAGGTGGTGAGCGCGAGGACGGGTTCAGGAGAGGGCGACGCGTGCGCCGTCGCAGGCACGGCGACGGCACACGCCACGAGAAGGGTGAGAGCTAGGGCTCGGATCCGCATGCCGGCGACGCTTCCATCCGCGCCGGCGACGGACGACTGGCGAAAGTCGTATGTCGAGACCCGCGATGGTCAGCCCACACCGATGACGCGGCGCGTCACGCCTTCCCACCGAGCGGGATCGGTCACGTTGCGTCCGTCGAGGAACACCTGGACGCCGGGCAGGTCGGCCGGGCCGATCGTGCGGTACTCGGCGTGGTCGGCCTGCAGCACGGCGGCGTCGACGGGCTCGCCGAGGTGGTACGGGGTGAAGCCGTACGCCTCGAGCTCGCTGTCGTCGTACATCGGGTCGTGCACGAGCACCGCGGCGCCGCGGGCGCGCAGCTCCTCGACGGTCGGGAAGACACCGGAGAACGCGGTCTCCTTCACGCCGCCGCGGTACGCCGCGCCCAGCACGACGACGCGCTTGCCGGTCAGGTCACCGAGGGTGTCGGCGAGCAGCGACACCGCGTACTTCGGCATG is part of the Tenggerimyces flavus genome and encodes:
- a CDS encoding GNAT family N-acetyltransferase, coding for MSPETVDTAWREDFAAWFAKVCAELSILTVFLRNHPLLDSSQLFTSEPFTLGPVSPTVAVDVTRPREERLAAASSHHRRALRKSVALGLTFEHDHSDEAIAAFTECYLQTMAKHEASESYLLDEARVSNILGTLGEHAELWVARKPDGVVASAAIFFRTNGIIQYHLGGTRSEDYALGAARPLFEAVAETGHERGDRWLHLGGGVGGDDDSLLRYKGGFAPDRFEFRTIRAVLDPAAYEEAARAVGLDPGRSFFPAYRTTALGV
- a CDS encoding carboxylesterase/lipase family protein; amino-acid sequence: MRIRALALTLLVACAVAVPATAHASPSPEPVLALTTSGPVSGLREGLVNEFRGIPYAAPPVGELRWRAPRPVRPWLLPRSATAYASPCAQRAGEQQLAGSSEDCLYLNVTTPRSGPSRKPVMVWIHGGGNFQGAGSTYDPRRMAERGDVVVVTINYRVGAFGFLSHPGLEGSGTFGLQDQQAALRWVRRNAALFGGDSRNVTVFGESAGGVDICGQLTSPASNGLFDKAILQSGSCLTRVPTFATPQDGAVHLVKDDFWAPLSAREPVGVRVAEELGCGTVSCLRLLPTAKLLPYDSSFGIATGTPTLPRDPGSALRAGAFHRVPVLSGNTRDEARLTTMFVEALTGPITRERYAQLLLDTFGADAPAIERRYPADDSAAKNALTLASLDTDRVFACAQQETTRLLARRTAAYGFEFADRTAPTFSPFFTELPPGASHASELAYLFKLLDGAPYGPNLKHVELTAAQRRLGDAMIDAWTRFAHTGRPGWPKAPYVQAFGQRIEPIDATRVHKCDLWDHTPSAVVR